In Planctomycetota bacterium, a single genomic region encodes these proteins:
- a CDS encoding DUF1501 domain-containing protein has product AGGKARSVILIFNCGGPSHLDLWDPKPEAPENVRGPFRAIPTSVPGIRVSELLPNLARRAHRYAIVRSVHHEHQNHNSAMYWTIVGRPYPIDSTLINPSRTDLPSFGTLTGWLAQRDGYSGAVPPYVITPAPHCDSTAYVTPGQFGACLGAKYDPFVLNADPNAPDFKLRDLGPVEGMTPDRLAARRELLKGLEMNARPVETPVARELDVFHARAFSMVLSGEMAQAFDLSREPDRVRERYGRHSWGQSHLLARRLVEAGARFVTTVNGPSIVWDTHKDNFEQMRRHLVPPMEQAFTALLDDLAERGLLETTIVLWMGDFGRTPVINNDAGRDHWPQCFSVVLAGGGIRGGQVVGASDSKGAYPSARPVTPADIHATVFTLLGYDPAAVTFRSSDGRPLALSEGEPIRELL; this is encoded by the coding sequence CCGCCGGCGGCAAAGCGCGTTCGGTCATCCTCATTTTCAACTGCGGCGGGCCGAGCCACCTGGACCTCTGGGATCCGAAGCCGGAAGCTCCCGAGAACGTGCGGGGTCCCTTCCGCGCGATTCCGACCTCCGTGCCGGGAATCCGGGTGTCGGAGCTTCTTCCGAATCTGGCCCGGCGGGCTCACCGGTACGCGATCGTCCGGAGCGTTCACCACGAGCACCAGAACCACAACTCCGCGATGTATTGGACGATCGTGGGACGGCCGTATCCGATCGACAGCACGCTCATCAATCCCAGCCGCACCGATCTGCCGAGTTTCGGGACGCTCACCGGATGGCTGGCGCAGCGGGACGGCTACAGCGGGGCGGTGCCTCCGTACGTCATCACGCCGGCTCCGCATTGCGACAGCACCGCCTACGTGACGCCGGGGCAGTTCGGCGCCTGTCTGGGGGCCAAGTACGATCCCTTTGTTCTGAACGCGGATCCGAACGCTCCGGACTTCAAACTGCGGGACCTTGGGCCGGTCGAGGGCATGACTCCGGACCGGCTGGCCGCGCGGCGGGAGCTTCTGAAGGGCCTGGAGATGAACGCGAGGCCGGTCGAGACGCCGGTCGCGAGGGAACTCGACGTTTTTCACGCGAGGGCCTTCTCGATGGTTCTTTCGGGAGAGATGGCGCAGGCGTTCGATCTCTCACGCGAGCCGGATCGCGTTCGGGAGCGGTATGGCCGCCATTCCTGGGGACAGTCTCATCTGCTGGCGCGGCGGCTGGTCGAAGCCGGGGCGCGCTTCGTCACGACCGTCAACGGACCGAGCATCGTCTGGGACACGCACAAGGACAACTTCGAGCAGATGCGCCGGCATCTCGTTCCGCCGATGGAGCAGGCGTTCACCGCGCTTCTGGACGATCTGGCGGAGCGGGGACTTCTGGAGACGACGATCGTTCTCTGGATGGGAGACTTCGGCCGCACGCCGGTCATCAACAACGACGCCGGGCGGGATCACTGGCCGCAGTGTTTCTCGGTGGTTCTGGCCGGAGGCGGCATCCGCGGCGGCCAGGTGGTGGGCGCGTCGGATTCCAAGGGGGCCTATCCGAGCGCGCGGCCCGTCACCCCCGCGGACATTCACGCGACCGTCTTCACGCTTCTGGGATACGATCCGGCCGCCGTCACGTTCCGGTCGTCCGACGGCCGCCCCCTGGCGCTCTCCGAAGGCGAGCCGATCCGCGAGCTCCTTTAG
- a CDS encoding sigma-70 family RNA polymerase sigma factor, with protein MGERVESRKTDGDLIEAFLERREQGAFEEIVRRYEPLVRTVCLRVLNHEEAARDAGQAVFLTLALKAGVLDRRRPLGPWLHRVAWDIAVSQRRAGQARRARERTAIERLRTAAPSPLEEVLPILDEEINGLPERYRRALILFHLEGRTLEETAAVLGRSIGTVGAWLFRGRRLLRDRLARRGVMPALFPAVLETLSPPPGAEAALRVWTAKAALAALAGHPAAGGFVSNTVWTLVRRAASPRFFAPIASAAGAALVAALLWAAAGTSPRIPPPRAPIAPMPPAAPTPPPVFAARPPSAAPGIPSATEISFPAAAPRRSAAPEAPPPMSGPRRSDLVAHWPLDGPREDGWVEDRSGRGHRGRIVGPVFWTAGKIGRALVLDGRGSYIEPAVSPDLEGVHRSSFSLAAWFRPADIPPGRDSEARASYGILLRTGWHIGLLFNHEGRFLMTDWLRGETGPVWNTAGTWETTHAAGHWYHLAGVVDRGLGRVSLYVNGVLRHAQAFDPSREVFEVPEGRWRIGIGNPHWKEWSWPAQGAIDDVRLYNRPLSPTDVRLILAETQDE; from the coding sequence ATGGGTGAGCGTGTCGAAAGCCGGAAAACGGATGGAGACCTGATTGAAGCCTTCCTGGAACGTCGCGAGCAGGGGGCCTTCGAGGAAATTGTCCGCCGGTACGAACCTCTCGTCCGAACGGTCTGCCTTCGCGTCCTGAACCACGAGGAGGCGGCCCGCGACGCGGGTCAGGCGGTTTTTCTGACGCTGGCCCTCAAGGCCGGCGTGCTGGACCGGCGCCGCCCCCTGGGCCCGTGGCTTCACCGCGTCGCGTGGGACATCGCCGTCAGCCAGCGGCGCGCGGGCCAGGCGCGCCGCGCCCGCGAGCGGACCGCGATCGAACGGCTCCGAACGGCGGCTCCGTCGCCGCTCGAAGAGGTTCTGCCGATCCTCGACGAGGAAATCAACGGTCTGCCGGAGCGCTACCGGCGGGCTCTCATTCTTTTCCACCTCGAAGGCCGCACGCTCGAGGAAACGGCGGCCGTCCTCGGCCGATCGATCGGAACCGTCGGAGCGTGGCTCTTCCGGGGACGCCGGCTTCTGCGCGACCGCCTGGCCCGCCGGGGCGTGATGCCCGCCCTCTTTCCCGCCGTCCTGGAAACGCTGTCGCCCCCGCCGGGGGCGGAGGCGGCCCTGCGGGTCTGGACCGCCAAGGCGGCCCTGGCCGCCCTGGCGGGACATCCTGCCGCCGGAGGATTCGTTTCCAACACCGTCTGGACCCTGGTCCGTCGAGCGGCGAGCCCGCGTTTCTTCGCACCGATCGCCTCCGCCGCCGGCGCCGCGCTCGTCGCGGCCCTCCTCTGGGCGGCCGCCGGAACCTCCCCCCGGATACCTCCGCCGCGCGCCCCCATCGCCCCGATGCCGCCAGCGGCACCGACGCCGCCCCCGGTGTTCGCCGCTCGGCCGCCGTCCGCGGCGCCCGGAATTCCTTCGGCAACCGAAATCTCCTTCCCGGCCGCAGCGCCGCGGAGATCGGCCGCGCCGGAAGCTCCGCCGCCGATGTCCGGGCCGCGCCGCTCGGATCTCGTCGCGCACTGGCCGCTCGACGGCCCTCGAGAGGACGGGTGGGTCGAGGATCGGTCCGGCCGGGGGCACCGCGGCCGAATCGTGGGACCCGTCTTCTGGACGGCGGGCAAGATCGGCCGTGCGCTCGTTCTGGACGGCCGCGGGTCGTACATCGAACCGGCCGTGTCGCCGGATCTCGAAGGGGTCCACCGCTCCAGTTTCTCGCTGGCGGCCTGGTTCCGGCCGGCGGACATCCCGCCCGGCCGCGATTCCGAAGCTCGAGCGTCCTATGGAATCCTCCTGAGAACCGGCTGGCACATCGGACTTCTGTTCAACCACGAAGGACGCTTTCTCATGACGGACTGGTTGCGGGGAGAGACCGGTCCCGTGTGGAATACGGCCGGCACCTGGGAAACCACGCACGCCGCGGGACACTGGTATCACCTGGCGGGCGTCGTCGACCGGGGCCTGGGGCGGGTGTCGCTCTATGTGAACGGCGTCCTCCGGCACGCGCAGGCCTTCGATCCGTCCCGCGAGGTCTTCGAGGTTCCGGAAGGACGCTGGCGGATCGGAATTGGAAACCCCCACTGGAAGGAATGGTCCTGGCCCGCGCAGGGCGCGATCGACGACGTCCGCCTCTACAACCGGCCGCTCAGTCCGACGGATGTCCGGCTGATCCTGGCCGAAACGCAGGACGAATGA
- a CDS encoding LamG-like jellyroll fold domain-containing protein: protein MNSRKMALGAAALLGLGTVLPQAGSGGPVGYWKFDETAGPAADSAGSANASWGGSPSTATSGLPVFSYSNPRAIVFDQSGGTDDYVEIPNTSALENLQEGDYTISVWFRPDALPSTPDPHDGVSRAGIVIKTGWHTGLHYDSRGWFLFENWGADSNSDGSPEWMGVGTWEVSHAVGSWYHLCGVWNRTQGTAQIWVNGALAQGANHTPNAAMYEYGTTTWKVGIAGPGFTDYRWAAQGAVDDLRFFNRALSQNEIAELYNGLPAPRTLTANASGSQVNLSWQAPAGSLSYTYRVWRATASGGPYTEVAAPGTTSYTDTVPSAGTYYYVITAVSSVGESGRSNEANVDTGSGGSGGGGGGGTAPPPSGAGDDDDDDSDGTCGCGTVRAAGEMAGWAAAAGGLAMMAAGGWKRFFRT, encoded by the coding sequence ATGAATAGTCGGAAGATGGCGCTCGGGGCGGCCGCTCTCCTGGGGCTGGGGACCGTCTTGCCCCAGGCCGGATCGGGAGGGCCGGTCGGGTACTGGAAGTTCGACGAGACGGCGGGGCCGGCGGCCGATTCCGCCGGCTCGGCGAACGCGTCCTGGGGCGGGAGCCCTTCGACGGCGACCTCGGGGCTTCCCGTCTTCAGCTATTCGAATCCCCGCGCGATCGTCTTCGATCAGTCGGGCGGCACGGACGACTACGTGGAGATTCCCAACACCTCCGCGCTCGAAAATCTGCAGGAAGGCGACTACACGATCTCGGTCTGGTTTCGGCCGGACGCCCTGCCTTCCACCCCGGATCCGCACGACGGCGTGTCCCGCGCCGGCATCGTGATCAAGACGGGCTGGCATACGGGGCTTCACTACGACAGCCGGGGGTGGTTCCTTTTCGAAAACTGGGGGGCGGATTCCAACAGCGACGGGAGTCCCGAGTGGATGGGCGTGGGAACGTGGGAAGTCTCGCACGCGGTCGGCTCGTGGTACCACCTGTGCGGGGTGTGGAATCGGACCCAGGGAACGGCCCAGATCTGGGTCAACGGCGCCTTGGCGCAAGGAGCCAACCACACGCCCAATGCCGCCATGTATGAGTACGGGACGACGACGTGGAAGGTCGGCATCGCCGGGCCGGGGTTCACGGACTACAGGTGGGCGGCTCAGGGAGCGGTCGATGACCTGCGCTTTTTCAACCGGGCCCTGTCCCAGAATGAAATCGCGGAGCTTTACAACGGCCTGCCGGCGCCCCGCACCTTGACGGCGAACGCTTCTGGAAGCCAGGTGAATCTCTCGTGGCAGGCTCCGGCGGGGTCGCTCTCCTACACCTACCGGGTCTGGCGGGCGACGGCCTCCGGCGGACCTTACACCGAGGTGGCCGCGCCGGGTACGACGTCTTACACGGATACCGTTCCTTCGGCGGGAACCTATTACTACGTCATCACCGCCGTCAGCAGCGTCGGGGAGAGCGGGCGGTCGAACGAGGCCAACGTCGACACGGGTTCCGGAGGGAGCGGGGGTGGCGGAGGAGGGGGAACGGCGCCTCCACCTTCCGGCGCGGGCGACGATGACGATGACGACAGCGACGGAACCTGCGGGTGCGGCACGGTTCGCGCCGCGGGAGAAATGGCCGGGTGGGCCGCGGCGGCGGGCGGCCTTGCGATGATGGCCGCCGGGGGATGGAAGAGGTTCTTCAGGACGTAG
- a CDS encoding vWA domain-containing protein has protein sequence MRTALLLFWTPLLAAQEPPRSRLEPEPAVPAKPAGWDRSAAELSAALQGKEPENLPRLLREIASWDSAEAAEKLLSAFLKSVRQLESHDAQETRLTRRLDEIGMKFVGAYSRHPNSQEAVALARQYTAARREYEALLDQIAFQEAGVEAILDTLGRFRSAEAVEAIVRQTQGAYSLRYRARLIETLGRNRTATALRGLLEVLATKPKDVECLAATRALGALGEPAPEAAAALRESLASEHRQVRTAAAEAIAALGIRALTEAILEALKISRGRCAADLNEALKKLTGVDKHGNYDAWKAWWDRNREAFLAGAYRPEPLEKAGSAGTTTFYGIPVISDAVAFVVDVSGSMWQPASWKPSPEEGAPPGLRLAGDLKIHVLQYELKKTLLKLPEGALVCLIFFDSNLHLYGGGPVRLTASRRKSMADFVDSLQQGTMTNLWAAMVKALSYAGDAQAPSLRKDGIDTIYVLTDGVPTMGVTEAPRFLNRFAALNRFTDVRVHAVQIGADAEARALLKPLAERTGGGHFER, from the coding sequence ATGCGGACCGCCTTGCTCCTGTTCTGGACGCCCCTCCTGGCGGCTCAGGAACCTCCTCGAAGCCGCCTGGAACCCGAACCCGCCGTCCCCGCCAAGCCCGCCGGATGGGACCGCTCGGCCGCGGAACTCTCCGCCGCTCTTCAGGGGAAAGAGCCGGAGAACCTGCCGCGCCTCCTTCGCGAAATCGCCTCGTGGGACTCCGCCGAGGCGGCCGAAAAACTCCTGAGCGCCTTTCTGAAGTCGGTGCGCCAGCTCGAATCGCACGACGCCCAGGAAACCCGCCTCACCCGCCGGCTCGACGAAATCGGCATGAAGTTCGTCGGCGCCTACAGCCGCCATCCCAATTCCCAGGAAGCCGTCGCGCTCGCCCGTCAATACACCGCCGCGCGACGCGAGTACGAGGCGCTCCTCGACCAGATCGCCTTCCAGGAGGCGGGCGTCGAGGCGATCCTCGACACCCTGGGCCGCTTCCGATCCGCCGAAGCCGTCGAGGCGATCGTCCGGCAGACCCAGGGCGCCTACAGTCTGCGCTACCGGGCGCGCCTCATCGAAACCCTCGGCCGGAATCGGACCGCCACCGCCCTCCGGGGCCTCCTTGAAGTTCTGGCCACGAAGCCCAAAGACGTCGAATGTCTCGCCGCCACCCGCGCCCTGGGAGCCCTGGGCGAACCCGCGCCGGAAGCGGCGGCCGCCCTGCGCGAGTCCCTCGCCTCCGAGCACCGGCAGGTGCGCACCGCCGCCGCCGAGGCGATCGCCGCCCTGGGCATCCGGGCTCTCACCGAGGCGATTCTGGAGGCGCTCAAGATCTCCCGCGGCCGTTGCGCCGCGGACCTCAACGAGGCCCTGAAGAAACTCACCGGCGTGGATAAGCACGGAAACTATGACGCCTGGAAAGCCTGGTGGGATCGGAACCGGGAAGCTTTCCTGGCCGGCGCCTACCGGCCCGAGCCTCTCGAGAAAGCCGGAAGCGCCGGCACCACCACCTTCTACGGCATCCCCGTGATCTCCGACGCCGTGGCGTTCGTCGTGGACGTCTCCGGCAGCATGTGGCAGCCCGCCTCCTGGAAGCCTTCCCCCGAGGAAGGCGCCCCTCCCGGCCTGCGCCTGGCCGGCGACCTCAAGATCCACGTCCTGCAGTACGAGTTGAAAAAGACCCTCCTCAAGCTCCCCGAGGGCGCCCTCGTCTGCCTGATCTTCTTCGATTCCAACCTCCACCTGTACGGAGGCGGACCGGTGCGGCTGACGGCCTCGCGGCGCAAGTCGATGGCCGACTTCGTCGATTCCCTCCAGCAGGGCACCATGACCAATCTCTGGGCGGCGATGGTCAAGGCGCTCTCCTATGCCGGCGACGCCCAGGCGCCCAGCCTGCGAAAGGACGGCATCGACACGATCTACGTCCTCACAGACGGGGTTCCGACCATGGGAGTCACCGAAGCCCCGCGGTTCCTGAACCGCTTCGCCGCCCTCAATCGCTTCACCGACGTCCGCGTCCACGCCGTCCAGATCGGCGCGGACGCCGAAGCGCGCGCGCTGCTGAAGCCCCTGGCGGAGCGGACCGGCGGCGGACACTTCGAACGCTGA
- a CDS encoding flagellar biosynthesis anti-sigma factor FlgM — translation MDISRADGVGGPGRIEGPQKVSRVQPPAGPDRAAPSDKVEISDSARLVSEALSLPAVREDRVEEMRRLIESGRLETPERLEGALDKFLRENPDLLE, via the coding sequence ATGGACATTTCCAGAGCTGACGGCGTCGGCGGACCGGGTCGGATCGAAGGACCTCAGAAGGTTTCCAGGGTCCAGCCGCCCGCCGGCCCCGACCGCGCCGCGCCGTCCGACAAAGTCGAGATCTCCGATTCGGCGCGCCTGGTTTCCGAAGCGCTCAGCCTTCCGGCCGTGCGGGAGGACCGCGTGGAGGAGATGCGCCGGCTCATCGAGTCGGGACGGCTCGAAACTCCGGAGCGCCTGGAGGGAGCGCTCGACAAGTTCCTCCGGGAGAATCCGGATCTTCTCGAATAA
- the groL gene encoding chaperonin GroEL (60 kDa chaperone family; promotes refolding of misfolded polypeptides especially under stressful conditions; forms two stacked rings of heptamers to form a barrel-shaped 14mer; ends can be capped by GroES; misfolded proteins enter the barrel where they are refolded when GroES binds) has translation MAKQLLFDQAARDALRRGIGKVASAVRSTLGPRGRTVVIDKSWGGPTVTKDGVTVCEEVELTDPYENMAAKMLKEAASKTSDQAGDGTTTSATLAEAIFLEGLRVVTAGANAVAVARGIKRAAEAVSEELKKLAEPVRVEDRERLVQVGTLAANGDRAVGEMLAQAFSKVGREGAISVEEGKGIQTEIKIVEGMQFDRGFLSPHFVTNPQSVECVLENPYLFIHEDKLSSAAPLIPLLEKVAAEKRALLVIAEDVEGEALATLVVNKLRGILPCCAVKAPGYGDRRKAMLEDIAILTGGRAVFKDLGIDLSKMPTSMLGRARKVIVDADYTTILDGAGDRKAVEARCAQIRKEYAESDSDYDREKLQERLSKLSGGVAVIYVGAATETELKERKKRVEDALHSVRAALEEGLVPGGGVALLRAEKALDGISAEGDEKIGVEIVRRALEAPLRVIAANAGFDPSTAVRKVRTGSGAFGFDAERLEFRDLKEAGIMDPVKVTRHALQNAASVSSLLLTTEAMVVELPEEEEKPAAAEAGMD, from the coding sequence ATGGCCAAGCAGCTCCTCTTCGACCAGGCCGCGCGGGACGCGCTTCGCCGCGGGATCGGCAAGGTGGCTTCCGCGGTGCGTTCGACGCTGGGTCCCCGGGGCCGGACGGTCGTCATCGACAAGTCGTGGGGCGGTCCGACGGTGACCAAGGACGGCGTGACGGTGTGCGAGGAGGTGGAGCTGACCGACCCTTACGAGAACATGGCCGCCAAGATGCTCAAGGAGGCGGCCTCCAAGACGAGCGACCAGGCCGGCGACGGCACGACGACTTCGGCGACCCTGGCCGAGGCGATCTTTCTCGAAGGGCTTCGGGTGGTGACGGCGGGGGCCAATGCGGTGGCGGTGGCCCGGGGCATCAAGCGGGCGGCCGAGGCGGTATCGGAGGAGCTCAAAAAGCTCGCCGAGCCCGTGCGGGTCGAGGACCGGGAGCGGCTCGTTCAGGTGGGGACGCTCGCGGCCAACGGCGACCGCGCGGTGGGCGAGATGCTGGCGCAGGCCTTTTCGAAGGTGGGCCGCGAGGGGGCGATCTCCGTGGAGGAAGGCAAGGGAATCCAGACGGAGATCAAGATCGTCGAGGGCATGCAGTTCGACCGCGGCTTCCTTTCGCCGCACTTCGTGACGAATCCTCAGTCCGTGGAGTGCGTGCTCGAGAATCCCTACCTTTTCATTCATGAGGACAAGCTCTCGTCGGCGGCTCCTCTCATCCCGCTGCTCGAGAAGGTGGCCGCGGAGAAGCGGGCGCTGCTCGTGATCGCCGAGGACGTGGAAGGGGAGGCGCTGGCGACGCTCGTGGTCAACAAGCTCCGCGGGATCCTGCCGTGCTGCGCCGTCAAGGCTCCCGGCTACGGCGACCGCCGCAAGGCCATGCTCGAGGACATCGCCATCCTCACGGGCGGCCGGGCGGTCTTCAAGGATCTCGGGATCGACCTTTCGAAGATGCCGACCTCGATGCTCGGCCGCGCCCGGAAGGTGATCGTGGACGCCGACTACACCACGATCCTCGACGGAGCGGGCGACCGCAAGGCGGTGGAGGCCCGCTGCGCGCAGATCCGCAAGGAGTACGCCGAGAGCGACTCCGACTACGACCGCGAGAAGCTCCAGGAACGGCTCTCGAAGCTCTCCGGGGGCGTGGCGGTCATCTATGTGGGCGCGGCGACGGAGACGGAGCTCAAGGAACGCAAGAAGCGGGTCGAGGACGCGCTTCACTCCGTCCGGGCGGCCCTGGAGGAAGGGCTGGTGCCGGGCGGCGGGGTGGCGCTCCTGCGCGCGGAAAAGGCGCTGGACGGGATCTCCGCGGAAGGGGACGAGAAGATCGGCGTCGAAATCGTGCGGCGGGCGCTCGAGGCGCCGCTTCGGGTCATCGCCGCCAACGCCGGGTTCGACCCCTCGACGGCCGTGCGCAAGGTGCGGACCGGCTCGGGAGCCTTCGGGTTCGACGCCGAGCGTCTGGAGTTCCGCGATCTGAAGGAGGCCGGGATCATGGATCCGGTGAAGGTGACGCGGCACGCGCTTCAGAACGCGGCGAGCGTGTCGTCCCTTCTTCTGACGACCGAGGCGATGGTGGTCGAGCTTCCCGAGGAAGAGGAGAAGCCCGCGGCCGCCGAAGCCGGGATGGACTAG
- the groES gene encoding co-chaperone GroES codes for MKLKPLGDHVVIRPLEAEDRTPGGIVLPDTAKEKSTKGEVVAVGSGKVLPNGRVVPLSVKEGDKVLYSKYAGSEVKIDGKEYKIVTESEILAVLE; via the coding sequence ATGAAGCTCAAGCCCCTGGGCGACCACGTGGTGATCCGGCCGCTGGAGGCCGAGGACCGGACTCCGGGCGGGATCGTGCTGCCGGACACGGCCAAGGAGAAGTCCACGAAGGGCGAGGTCGTCGCCGTCGGCAGCGGCAAGGTGCTGCCGAACGGACGGGTCGTGCCGCTGTCGGTCAAGGAAGGAGACAAGGTCCTCTACTCGAAGTACGCCGGGTCGGAAGTGAAGATCGACGGCAAGGAGTACAAGATCGTCACGGAGTCGGAGATTCTCGCGGTCCTCGAATAA